The Marinobacter sp. ANT_B65 genome has a segment encoding these proteins:
- a CDS encoding crotonase/enoyl-CoA hydratase family protein → MSLVNVKKKGHILLIGLNRPEKMNAMNRAMYHEIAAAYYQLEHDEGLRVGLMYAEGDHFTSGLQLDDWSGVFANGSGIEPGEGELDPFHITGDGLSKPVVFAAQGICFTCGVEMMLNTDVRVAAKGTRFAQLEVKRGIFACGGATIRLQREIGWGNAQRYLLTGDEWTAEQAYNWGLIQELVEPGQQFSAALEIAEKIANAAPLGVQGSLRSSKIAVSEGQEAARQRLFPDLQPVMASEDVKEGIQSFLERRNAVFKGR, encoded by the coding sequence ATGTCTTTGGTTAACGTCAAAAAGAAAGGTCATATTCTGCTCATAGGGCTAAATCGTCCGGAAAAAATGAATGCCATGAACCGGGCTATGTATCATGAGATAGCTGCGGCCTATTATCAGCTGGAACACGATGAGGGCCTGAGAGTGGGGCTGATGTATGCGGAAGGCGATCACTTTACCAGCGGCCTGCAGCTGGATGACTGGTCAGGCGTGTTCGCAAACGGCAGTGGTATAGAGCCGGGTGAAGGCGAGCTGGATCCGTTTCATATAACCGGTGACGGCCTCAGTAAACCGGTTGTTTTCGCAGCTCAGGGTATCTGTTTCACCTGCGGTGTTGAAATGATGCTCAACACAGATGTCCGCGTAGCGGCCAAAGGCACTCGCTTTGCCCAGTTGGAAGTCAAACGCGGCATCTTTGCCTGTGGTGGCGCCACTATTCGCCTGCAACGTGAAATCGGCTGGGGTAACGCTCAGCGTTATCTGCTGACAGGCGACGAATGGACGGCAGAGCAGGCTTATAACTGGGGCCTGATACAGGAACTGGTTGAGCCGGGCCAGCAGTTCAGTGCAGCTCTGGAAATTGCGGAGAAGATAGCCAATGCTGCACCGCTGGGTGTGCAAGGTAGTCTGAGATCGTCGAAAATTGCTGTAAGCGAAGGCCAGGAAGCGGCCAGGCAGAGGTTGTTCCCGGATTTGCAGCCAGTGATGGCAAGCGAAGATGTTAAAGAAGGTATTCAGTCATTCCTTGAAAGACGAAACGCAGTCTTCAAAGGAAGGTAA
- a CDS encoding acyl-CoA dehydrogenase, whose translation MTDTLIDRRDLAFQLYEVLDTETLISRDRFSEHSRDTFDAVIETADKMAREKFASHNSAADKDEPRFVNGQVEMLPEVKQAFDAYAAAGFIAGRYDYELGGMQLPESVMAACNGFFTAANPGTAGYPFLTAAAANLIRVFGNESQKSSFLPNMLSGRYSGTMALTEPHAGSSLADIRTSATPTDDGHYLIKGAKIYISGGEQSITENIVHMVLAKIKGAPAGVKGISLFIVPKFRVDSDGNPMDRNGVSLAGLIHKLGYRGTTSTALSFGDDAPCHGYLVGEPHQGLKYMFQMMNEARVGVGFGAAVIGYRGYMHSLEYAKDRLQGRKASEKNPESPQVPIIEHADVRRMLLAQKAYSEGGLALCLYGARLMDDQHTHPDEQKRKEVGKLLDLLTPIIKTWPSEHGPKANDLAIQVYGGAGYTREYPVEQCWRDNRLNPIHEGTTGIQGLDLLGRKIWQDQSHGLQLLMQEMQVDLEAATTDRCQQWALSLSETLQQAVKVTQSLGKSLMGGEVDKTLANASCYLHLFGHIIVAWMWLRQANAAARTLASASSDDERNFYQGKLQAAQYFFHWELPTVAQDLVLLRNMDDTCLNMKTEWF comes from the coding sequence GAAAAATTTGCCAGTCATAACAGCGCAGCTGATAAAGACGAACCGAGGTTCGTTAACGGCCAGGTAGAAATGCTGCCCGAAGTAAAGCAGGCCTTCGACGCATACGCCGCCGCCGGTTTTATTGCAGGTCGCTACGATTATGAACTGGGGGGCATGCAGCTTCCTGAAAGTGTGATGGCTGCCTGTAATGGCTTCTTTACAGCCGCTAACCCGGGAACCGCAGGCTATCCTTTTCTGACCGCCGCTGCCGCCAACCTCATTCGGGTTTTCGGCAACGAATCTCAGAAGAGCAGCTTCCTGCCTAACATGCTAAGCGGCCGTTATTCCGGAACCATGGCACTCACCGAGCCCCATGCCGGGTCGTCGCTGGCAGACATCCGCACCTCCGCCACGCCAACGGACGATGGCCACTACCTGATCAAAGGCGCGAAAATTTACATCTCCGGAGGTGAACAGAGCATTACTGAAAACATTGTTCACATGGTGCTCGCCAAAATCAAAGGCGCTCCGGCCGGTGTAAAGGGTATCTCCCTGTTCATCGTTCCCAAGTTCCGCGTAGACAGCGATGGTAATCCGATGGACCGCAATGGCGTCAGTCTTGCCGGTTTGATTCACAAACTTGGTTACCGCGGCACTACTTCCACAGCGCTTAGTTTCGGTGACGATGCGCCCTGCCATGGCTATCTGGTGGGCGAGCCCCATCAGGGTTTGAAATACATGTTCCAGATGATGAACGAAGCCCGGGTTGGTGTTGGCTTTGGTGCGGCAGTGATCGGCTATCGCGGATATATGCATAGTCTGGAATACGCAAAAGACCGGTTGCAAGGCCGCAAGGCTTCCGAAAAGAACCCGGAAAGCCCCCAGGTGCCGATCATTGAGCACGCTGACGTGCGCCGGATGCTGCTGGCGCAAAAAGCCTACAGTGAAGGCGGGCTGGCACTTTGCCTGTATGGCGCCCGGCTGATGGACGATCAGCACACCCACCCGGATGAACAAAAGCGCAAAGAAGTTGGCAAGCTGCTTGATCTGCTTACGCCTATCATCAAGACCTGGCCTTCCGAGCATGGCCCGAAAGCAAACGACCTGGCCATCCAGGTATACGGCGGTGCCGGTTACACCCGGGAATACCCTGTGGAGCAGTGCTGGCGTGACAACCGACTGAACCCGATTCACGAAGGCACCACCGGCATTCAGGGCCTGGATTTGCTTGGCCGTAAAATCTGGCAGGATCAGAGCCATGGCTTGCAACTGCTGATGCAGGAAATGCAGGTAGATCTGGAGGCAGCGACAACTGATCGTTGTCAGCAATGGGCGTTGTCACTGAGTGAAACCCTGCAGCAGGCTGTCAAAGTTACCCAGAGCCTGGGTAAATCCCTCATGGGCGGCGAGGTGGATAAAACTCTCGCAAATGCCTCCTGCTATCTGCATCTGTTTGGTCATATCATCGTAGCCTGGATGTGGCTGCGCCAGGCCAACGCCGCCGCCCGGACACTGGCGTCTGCAAGCAGTGATGACGAGCGTAATTTCTACCAGGGAAAACTCCAGGCCGCCCAGTACTTCTTCCATTGGGAATTGCCGACAGTTGCCCAGGACCTGGTGTTGTTGCGAAATATGGATGATACCTGCCTGAACATGAAGACGGAGTGGTTCTGA